The Manihot esculenta cultivar AM560-2 chromosome 11, M.esculenta_v8, whole genome shotgun sequence genome includes a region encoding these proteins:
- the LOC110627114 gene encoding disease resistance-like protein DSC1 isoform X1, whose product MASSSSSSSSSINSPWKTYDTFISFRGADIRDNFLSHLYEALNRKHIRTFKDENLNRGEEITPALLETIENSKISIVVFSENYAYSPWCLDELVKILECQETKGQLVLPVFYQVDPTDVQELTGRFEDAIAQHKQKFSLEKVESWSRALMVTANISGWDSGKTKPESKMLEEIISDVSKKLSNLFLSVHDEEGFVGIDSRVETVETLLCLETDDVRMIGIWGMGGIGKTTIADKVFSRIKDKFENPCFISNAREELEKCTLADLRDKIHGKILGVENFYKGTPFTLHPFIKRSLPNARVLVVLDDVDDSQHLTDLVGGFNLYGPGSRIIVTSRDKEVLETVDCKKYIYEVKELVYRESLQLFSLHAFKQTHLAEGYMKQLSERAISYTRGVPLALKVLGCSLYGKDEKEWVSELEKLETIPNKKIQDILRRSYDGLDRNEQSIFLDIACFFKGEDLQPVKDILDSCGFFAEIGIRRLVDKSLVAISEEKLKMHDLLQQMGMDIVCEENKEPRKRSRLWNAKDICDMLTRDKGAGRVESILLDLSKIVGMELSPCVFEKLYNLRLVKFYNPLSREIKLHLPKGLKCLPNELRFLYWDQCPLKSLPSKFHPENLVELHLHSSQLKQLWNEDVPCLEKLKFMDLSNSEQLMRIPDLSKFPNLEVMFLRGCTSLVEVSSSTKYHSKITGLDFRNCRKFSHLSSRIYLMNLVSLSFDGCSKLAHLPSSLGECGCLKNLNLIECSKLTSLPNSICNLKSLMKLLITDCVNLRGLPENLGDLESLEELIIRRGIKKLPSSINQLKELKFLTCNGCKGLKLPPLTGLACLQFLSLEGCGISEVPSNLGSLGSLVNLVLTGNNFRSIPISIIECSGLKELHLEECKKLQFLPELPSALRWLNAENCTSLEFLSSSFMQGYTNSCLLTDFSKCINLNQSAYRGLMDCLLLKLQSMGKPDEKYLVKQADATNICCIKELCIPGSEVPEWMMYKNDSGSSLSFSFSPPHATHFLKIAFCALFAPKANDPRKFMYVGCNCRFMTESGGILEASSGCALVNKHHMSLWYSAIHFNSNKFWITKASFQFYAVCDDQFFAIMDKEEFISNVISKCGVQLIFDYNLEDDDNRQRLSAMVDHDEVICEGLFFT is encoded by the exons atggcttcttcttcttcttcttcttcttcttccatcaATTCTCCATGGAAGACGTATGATACGTTTATAAGTTTTAGAGGCGCAGACATCCGAGATAATTTTCTCAGTCATCTGTACGAAGCTCTGAATCGAAAACACATCCGTACATTCAAGGATGAAAACCTTAACAGAGGAGAAGAGATCACACCAGCCCTTTTGGAAACAATTGAAAACTCAAAGATTTCCATTGTCGTATTCTCAGAAAACTATGCCTATTCTCCATGGTGTTTGGATGAGCTTGTTAAGATCCTTGAATGCCAGGAAACTAAAGGACAATTAGTATTGCCAGTTTTTTACCAAGTAGATCCCACAGATGTTCAAGAGCTGACTGGTAGATTTGAGGATGCAATTGCTCAACACAAACAAAAATTCTCTTTAGAAAAGGTGGAGAGCTGGAGCCGCGCTCTGATGGTGACAGCCAACATTTCTGGTTGGGATTCGGGAAAGACCAA GCCTGAATCTAAAATGCTTGAGGAAATTATCAGTGATGTTAGCAAGAAACTGAGTAACTTGTTTCTAAGTGTTCATGATGAAGAGGGTTTTGTTGGAATTGATTCTCGTGTTGAGACAGTTGAAACATTGCTTTGTCTTGAAACAGATGATGTTAGAATGATAGGAATATGGGGAATGGGAGGTATTGGAAAGACAACTATTGCTGACAAAGTATTTAGTAGAATTAAGGATAAATTTGAGAATCCATGCTTTATCTCAAATGCCCGAGAAGAGTTAGAAAAATGCACTCTAGCTGATTTACGAGATAAAATCCATGGAAAAATATTAGGGGTAGAGAATTTTTATAAAGGCACGCCATTTACACTGCATCCTTTCATTAAAAGAAGTCTTCCAAATGCAAGAGTTCTTGTTGTTCTTGATGATGTTGATGATTCCCAGCACCTTACAGACTTAGTAGGAGGGTTCAATCTGTATGGTCCAGGAAGTAGAATCATAGTAACAAGCAGAGACAAAGAAGTGCTTGAGACTGTAGATTGCAAGAAATATATTTATGAGGTTAAGGAATTAGTTTATCGTGAATCTCTTCAACTCTTTAGCTTGCATGCCTTCAAACAAACTCATCTCGCAGAAGGCTACATGAAACAACTATCAGAAAGAGCTATAAGTTATACACGAGGAGTTCCATTAGCCCTTAAGGTTCTAGGCTGCAGCCTTTATGGTAAAGATGAGAAAGAATGGGTAAGTGAGTTGGAAAAACTTGAAACTATTCCCAATAAGAAAATTCAGGACATTCTGAGAAGAAGTTATGATGGACTTGATCGCAATGAACAGAGTATATTTCTCGATATTGCATGTTTTTTCAAAGGGGAAGACCTTCAGCCTGTAAAAGATATATTAGATTCATGTGGTTTTTTTGCAGAAATTGGAATAAGGCGTCTGGTTGATAAGTCTCTTGTCGCTATTTCTGAAGAGAAGTTAAAGATGCATGACTTACTGCAACAAATGGGTATGGATATTGTTTGCGAGGAAAATAAAGAGCCCAGAAAGCGTAGTAGGCTGTGGAATGCTAAGGATATATGTGACATGTTGACAAGAGATAAA GGGGCTGGAAGAGTTGAATCCATATTGCTGGACTTGTCCAAAATTGTAGGCATGGAACTGAGCCCTTGTGTCTTTGAGAAATTGTATAATCTTAGATTGGTCAAATTTTACAACCCTTTATCTAGGGAGATAAAGTTACATCTTCCTAAAGGCCTGAAATGTCTTCCAAATGAGCTGAGGTTTCTCTACTGGGATCAATGCCCTTTAAAATCATTGCCGTCAAAGTTTCACCCCGAGAATCTTGTTGAATTGCACCTTCATAGTAGCCAACTCAAACAACTATGGAACGAAGATGTTCCG TGTCTTGAAAAGTTGAAATTTATGGACCTGAGCAACTCGGAACAACTGATGAGAATTCCAGACTTGTCTAAATTCCCGAACCTTGAGGTTATGTTTTTGAGAGGCTGTACGAGTTTGGTTGAAGTTTCTTCATCTACTAAGTATCATAGCAAGATTACAGGTCTAGATTTTCGAAACTGCAGAAAATTCAGCCATCTTTCAAGCCGCATTTATTTGATGAATCTTGTAAGTCTTTCTTTCGATGGGTGCTCAAAACTAGCGCATCTTCCAAGTAGCTTAGGCGAGTGCGGATGTCTTAAAAACCTTAATCTCATTGAATGCTCAAAGCTAACGAGTCTTCCAAACAGCATATGCAATCTGAAATCTCTAATGAAGCTTCTCATCACAGATTGTGTGAATCTCCGTGGATTGCCAGAGAACTTGGGGGACTTGGAATCTCTGGAGGAACTGATTATTAGACGTGGTATAAAGAAACTACCATCTTCTATCAAtcagttgaaggaattgaaattcTTGACCTGTAATGGGTGTAAAGGTTTGAAATTGCCTCCTTTAACAGGTTTGGCCTGTCTTCAGTTCCTTTCTCTTGAGGGTTgtggtatatcagaagttcccaGTAATCTTGGCTCTTTAGGGTCATTGGTAAATTTAGTTTTAACTGGAAACAACTTCAGAAGCATACCCATAAGCATCATAGAATGCTCTGGGTTGAAAGAACTTCACTTAGAAGAATGCAAGAAGCTTCAATTTTTGCCAGAGCTTCCATCAGCTCTACGATGGTTAAATGCAGAAAACTGCACATCCCTGGAATTTCTATCGAGCTCATTCATGCAAGGATACACGAATTCCTGTCTTTTGACGGATTTTAGCAAATGCATTAATTTGAATCAGAGTGCATACAGAGGATTAATGGATTGTTTACTGCTGAAACTTCAAAGCATGGGAAAGCCAGACGAAAAATATCTGGTCAAACAG GCTGATGCAACAAATATTTGTTGCATAAAGGAGTTATGCATCCCTGGAAGTGAAGTGCCGGAATGGATGATGTACAAAAATGACTCTGGATCTTCTTTATCATTCTCTTTCTCACCACCCCATGCTACTCACTTCCTCAAGATCGCTTTTTGTGCCCTATTTGCACCCAAAGCTAATGATCCTCGTAAATTCATGTATGTTGGATGCAATTGCCGGTTTATGACCGAGTCCGGAGGCATCCTTGAAGCGAGTTCTGGTTGCGCACTGGTCAATAAGCATCATATGTCCCTTTGGTATTCTGCTATTCATTTTAACTCAAACAAATTCTGGATTACCAAAGCCTCTTTTCAATTTTATGCCGTTTGCGATGATCAGTTCTTTGCTATTATGGATAAGGAAGAATTTATTAGCAATGTCATAAGCAAGTGCGGAGTTCAACTAATATTTGATTATAACTTGGAAGATGACGACAATAGACAAAGACTATCAGCGATGGTGGATCATGATGAGGTCATATGCGAAGGGTTGTTCTTTACTTGA
- the LOC110627114 gene encoding disease resistance-like protein DSC1 isoform X2 yields MLEEIISDVSKKLSNLFLSVHDEEGFVGIDSRVETVETLLCLETDDVRMIGIWGMGGIGKTTIADKVFSRIKDKFENPCFISNAREELEKCTLADLRDKIHGKILGVENFYKGTPFTLHPFIKRSLPNARVLVVLDDVDDSQHLTDLVGGFNLYGPGSRIIVTSRDKEVLETVDCKKYIYEVKELVYRESLQLFSLHAFKQTHLAEGYMKQLSERAISYTRGVPLALKVLGCSLYGKDEKEWVSELEKLETIPNKKIQDILRRSYDGLDRNEQSIFLDIACFFKGEDLQPVKDILDSCGFFAEIGIRRLVDKSLVAISEEKLKMHDLLQQMGMDIVCEENKEPRKRSRLWNAKDICDMLTRDKGAGRVESILLDLSKIVGMELSPCVFEKLYNLRLVKFYNPLSREIKLHLPKGLKCLPNELRFLYWDQCPLKSLPSKFHPENLVELHLHSSQLKQLWNEDVPCLEKLKFMDLSNSEQLMRIPDLSKFPNLEVMFLRGCTSLVEVSSSTKYHSKITGLDFRNCRKFSHLSSRIYLMNLVSLSFDGCSKLAHLPSSLGECGCLKNLNLIECSKLTSLPNSICNLKSLMKLLITDCVNLRGLPENLGDLESLEELIIRRGIKKLPSSINQLKELKFLTCNGCKGLKLPPLTGLACLQFLSLEGCGISEVPSNLGSLGSLVNLVLTGNNFRSIPISIIECSGLKELHLEECKKLQFLPELPSALRWLNAENCTSLEFLSSSFMQGYTNSCLLTDFSKCINLNQSAYRGLMDCLLLKLQSMGKPDEKYLVKQADATNICCIKELCIPGSEVPEWMMYKNDSGSSLSFSFSPPHATHFLKIAFCALFAPKANDPRKFMYVGCNCRFMTESGGILEASSGCALVNKHHMSLWYSAIHFNSNKFWITKASFQFYAVCDDQFFAIMDKEEFISNVISKCGVQLIFDYNLEDDDNRQRLSAMVDHDEVICEGLFFT; encoded by the exons ATGCTTGAGGAAATTATCAGTGATGTTAGCAAGAAACTGAGTAACTTGTTTCTAAGTGTTCATGATGAAGAGGGTTTTGTTGGAATTGATTCTCGTGTTGAGACAGTTGAAACATTGCTTTGTCTTGAAACAGATGATGTTAGAATGATAGGAATATGGGGAATGGGAGGTATTGGAAAGACAACTATTGCTGACAAAGTATTTAGTAGAATTAAGGATAAATTTGAGAATCCATGCTTTATCTCAAATGCCCGAGAAGAGTTAGAAAAATGCACTCTAGCTGATTTACGAGATAAAATCCATGGAAAAATATTAGGGGTAGAGAATTTTTATAAAGGCACGCCATTTACACTGCATCCTTTCATTAAAAGAAGTCTTCCAAATGCAAGAGTTCTTGTTGTTCTTGATGATGTTGATGATTCCCAGCACCTTACAGACTTAGTAGGAGGGTTCAATCTGTATGGTCCAGGAAGTAGAATCATAGTAACAAGCAGAGACAAAGAAGTGCTTGAGACTGTAGATTGCAAGAAATATATTTATGAGGTTAAGGAATTAGTTTATCGTGAATCTCTTCAACTCTTTAGCTTGCATGCCTTCAAACAAACTCATCTCGCAGAAGGCTACATGAAACAACTATCAGAAAGAGCTATAAGTTATACACGAGGAGTTCCATTAGCCCTTAAGGTTCTAGGCTGCAGCCTTTATGGTAAAGATGAGAAAGAATGGGTAAGTGAGTTGGAAAAACTTGAAACTATTCCCAATAAGAAAATTCAGGACATTCTGAGAAGAAGTTATGATGGACTTGATCGCAATGAACAGAGTATATTTCTCGATATTGCATGTTTTTTCAAAGGGGAAGACCTTCAGCCTGTAAAAGATATATTAGATTCATGTGGTTTTTTTGCAGAAATTGGAATAAGGCGTCTGGTTGATAAGTCTCTTGTCGCTATTTCTGAAGAGAAGTTAAAGATGCATGACTTACTGCAACAAATGGGTATGGATATTGTTTGCGAGGAAAATAAAGAGCCCAGAAAGCGTAGTAGGCTGTGGAATGCTAAGGATATATGTGACATGTTGACAAGAGATAAA GGGGCTGGAAGAGTTGAATCCATATTGCTGGACTTGTCCAAAATTGTAGGCATGGAACTGAGCCCTTGTGTCTTTGAGAAATTGTATAATCTTAGATTGGTCAAATTTTACAACCCTTTATCTAGGGAGATAAAGTTACATCTTCCTAAAGGCCTGAAATGTCTTCCAAATGAGCTGAGGTTTCTCTACTGGGATCAATGCCCTTTAAAATCATTGCCGTCAAAGTTTCACCCCGAGAATCTTGTTGAATTGCACCTTCATAGTAGCCAACTCAAACAACTATGGAACGAAGATGTTCCG TGTCTTGAAAAGTTGAAATTTATGGACCTGAGCAACTCGGAACAACTGATGAGAATTCCAGACTTGTCTAAATTCCCGAACCTTGAGGTTATGTTTTTGAGAGGCTGTACGAGTTTGGTTGAAGTTTCTTCATCTACTAAGTATCATAGCAAGATTACAGGTCTAGATTTTCGAAACTGCAGAAAATTCAGCCATCTTTCAAGCCGCATTTATTTGATGAATCTTGTAAGTCTTTCTTTCGATGGGTGCTCAAAACTAGCGCATCTTCCAAGTAGCTTAGGCGAGTGCGGATGTCTTAAAAACCTTAATCTCATTGAATGCTCAAAGCTAACGAGTCTTCCAAACAGCATATGCAATCTGAAATCTCTAATGAAGCTTCTCATCACAGATTGTGTGAATCTCCGTGGATTGCCAGAGAACTTGGGGGACTTGGAATCTCTGGAGGAACTGATTATTAGACGTGGTATAAAGAAACTACCATCTTCTATCAAtcagttgaaggaattgaaattcTTGACCTGTAATGGGTGTAAAGGTTTGAAATTGCCTCCTTTAACAGGTTTGGCCTGTCTTCAGTTCCTTTCTCTTGAGGGTTgtggtatatcagaagttcccaGTAATCTTGGCTCTTTAGGGTCATTGGTAAATTTAGTTTTAACTGGAAACAACTTCAGAAGCATACCCATAAGCATCATAGAATGCTCTGGGTTGAAAGAACTTCACTTAGAAGAATGCAAGAAGCTTCAATTTTTGCCAGAGCTTCCATCAGCTCTACGATGGTTAAATGCAGAAAACTGCACATCCCTGGAATTTCTATCGAGCTCATTCATGCAAGGATACACGAATTCCTGTCTTTTGACGGATTTTAGCAAATGCATTAATTTGAATCAGAGTGCATACAGAGGATTAATGGATTGTTTACTGCTGAAACTTCAAAGCATGGGAAAGCCAGACGAAAAATATCTGGTCAAACAG GCTGATGCAACAAATATTTGTTGCATAAAGGAGTTATGCATCCCTGGAAGTGAAGTGCCGGAATGGATGATGTACAAAAATGACTCTGGATCTTCTTTATCATTCTCTTTCTCACCACCCCATGCTACTCACTTCCTCAAGATCGCTTTTTGTGCCCTATTTGCACCCAAAGCTAATGATCCTCGTAAATTCATGTATGTTGGATGCAATTGCCGGTTTATGACCGAGTCCGGAGGCATCCTTGAAGCGAGTTCTGGTTGCGCACTGGTCAATAAGCATCATATGTCCCTTTGGTATTCTGCTATTCATTTTAACTCAAACAAATTCTGGATTACCAAAGCCTCTTTTCAATTTTATGCCGTTTGCGATGATCAGTTCTTTGCTATTATGGATAAGGAAGAATTTATTAGCAATGTCATAAGCAAGTGCGGAGTTCAACTAATATTTGATTATAACTTGGAAGATGACGACAATAGACAAAGACTATCAGCGATGGTGGATCATGATGAGGTCATATGCGAAGGGTTGTTCTTTACTTGA
- the LOC122724980 gene encoding 3-oxo-Delta(4,5)-steroid 5-beta-reductase-like: protein MEDGISDSSVPVALIVGVTGMAGLSLAEALKKPTVLSSSATKFPWKVYGVARQPLPSWFPSSLLDQFISVDVLDQTQTIQKLTPISSQVTHVFWVALQLRETEEANVTLNSIMLANVLDVLISASPSRLRHITLQTGTKHYLGPIFDPQLADNLVHHEPPFEEHMPRLPYPNFYYALEDLVASYSPSITYSVHRSSIIIGASSRSFHNCLLTLCVYANICRHKGLPFRYPGSKYTWEHFCDMTDARVLAEQHIWAAVTDTAKNQSFNCTNGDVFTWKRLWKVLCEMLDVEFVDFDENEKFDLVEMMNDKGKVWDEIVKKYELFKTKMEDITCCDAVNTVLHFKLQHVCSMNKSREMGFLGFADTPKSIRMWVGRLRDMKIIP, encoded by the coding sequence ATGGAGGATGGAATTTCAGATTCATCAGTACCAGTTGCTTTGATCGTGGGTGTGACGGGCATGGCAGGATTGAGCTTGGCAGAAGCTCTGAAGAAGCCAACAGTACTCTCATCATCTGCTACAAAGTTCCCATGGAAAGTGTATGGAGTAGCTAGACAACCCTTGCCAAGCTGGTTCCCTTCTTCTTTGCTTGACCAGTTCATATCAGTGGATGTCCTAGACCAAACCCAAACAATCCAGAAACTCACTCCTATATCCTCTCAAGTCACTCATGTCTTCTGGGTTGCCCTCCAACTTCGTGAAACTGAAGAAGCTAATGTTACTCTGAATTCTATCATGCTAGCCAACGTACTTGATGTGCTCATATCTGCCTCTCCTTCTAGGCTCAGGCATATAACCTTGCAAACAGGGACAAAGCACTACCTGGGTCCGATATTTGATCCTCAACTCGCAGACAACCTTGTACATCATGAGCCACCATTCGAGGAGCACATGCCTAGGCTCCCTTACCCAAATTTCTACTATGCTTTAGAAGATCTAGTGGCGTCCTACTCGCCTTCCATTACATATTCTGTGCATCGATCCTCTATAATAATCGGTGCATCTTCAAGAAGTTTTCATAACTGTCTGCTCACTTTATGTGTGTATGCGAACATTTGTAGGCACAAAGGGCTACCCTTCAGGTATCCTGGAAGCAAATACACATGGGAGCATTTCTGTGATATGACAGATGCCAGAGTTCTAGCAGAGCAACATATATGGGCAGCGGTGACAGACACAGCTAAGAACCAATCTTTTAATTGCACTAATGGTGATGTTTTCACTTGGAAAAGGTTATGGAAGGTCCTGTGTGAGATGCTTGATGTTGAATTTGTGGACTTTGATGAGAATGAAAAGTTTGATTTGGTTGAGATGATGAACGATAAAGGAAAAGTGTGGGATGAGATTGTTAAAAAGTATGAGCTTTTTAAAACTAAGATGGAGGATATTACTTGTTGCGATGCCGTTAATACGGTGTTGCATTTCAAGCTTCAGCATGTTTGCAGCATGAATAAGAGTCGTGAAATGGGTTTTCTTGGATTTGCTGATACTCCCAAGAGCATTCGGATGTGGGTTGGGAGATTGAGAGACATGAAAATCATTCCTTAA
- the LOC110626440 gene encoding 3-oxo-Delta(4,5)-steroid 5-beta-reductase, translating into MEDGTSDTSLPVALIVGVTGMVGLSLAEALKKPTPLSSSAGKFPWKVYGVARQPLPSWFPSSLLDQFISVDVLDQTQTIQKLTPISSQVTHVFWVALQLRETEEANVTLNSIMLANVLDVLISASPSRLRHITLQTGTKHYLGPIFDPQLADQLVHHEPPFEEHMPRLPYPNFYYALEDLVASYSPSITYSVHRSSIIIGASSRSFHNSLLTLSVYATICKHKGLPFRFPGSKYTWGHFCDMTDARVLAEQHVWAAVTDTAKNQAFNCTNGDVFTWKRLWKVLCEVFGVEFVDFDENERFDWVEMMKDKGKVWDEIVKKYELFKTKMEDITCFDAVNTVLHFKLQHVCSMNKSRELGFLGFADTPKSIRMWVGRLRDMKIIP; encoded by the coding sequence ATGGAGGATGGAACTTCAGATACATCACTACCAGTTGCCTTGATTGTGGGTGTCACGGGCATGGTAGGCTTGAGCTTGGCAGAAGCTCTTAAGAAGCCAACACCACTCTCATCATCTGCTGGAAAGTTCCCATGGAAAGTGTATGGAGTAGCTAGGCAACCCTTGCCAAGCTGGTTCCCTTCTTCTTTGCTTGATCAATTCATATCAGTGGATGTCCTAGACCAAACCCAAACAATCCAGAAACTCACTCCTATATCCTCTCAAGTCACTCATGTCTTCTGGGTTGCCCTCCAACTTCGTGAAACTGAAGAAGCTAATGTTACTCTGAATTCTATCATGCTAGCCAACGTACTTGATGTGCTCATATCTGCTTCTCCTTCTAGGCTCAGGCATATAACCTTGCAAACAGGGACAAAGCACTACCTAGGTCCGATATTTGATCCTCAACTCGCAGACCAGCTTGTACATCATGAGCCACCATTCGAGGAGCACATGCCTAGGCTCCCTTACCCAAATTTCTACTATGCTTTAGAAGATCTAGTGGCGTCCTACTCGCCTTCCATTACATATTCTGTGCATCGATCCTCTATAATAATCGGTGCATCTTCAAGAAGTTTTCACAACTCTCTGCTCACTTTATCTGTATATGCGACCATTTGTAAGCACAAAGGGCTACCCTTTAGGTTTCCTGGAAGCAAATACACATGGGGGCATTTCTGTGATATGACAGATGCAAGAGTACTAGCAGAGCAACATGTATGGGCAGCGGTGACAGATACGGCTAAGAACCAAGCTTTTAATTGCACTAATGGTGATGTTTTCACTTGGAAAAGGTTATGGAAGGTCCTGTGTGAGGTGTTTGGTGTTGAATTCGTGGACTTTGACGAGAATGAAAGATTTGATTGGGTTGAGATGATGAAGGATAAAGGAAAAGTGTGGGATGAGATTGTTAAAAAGTATGAGCTTTTTAAAACTAAGATGGAGGATATTACTTGTTTCGATGCCGTTAATACGGTGTTGCATTTCAAGCTTCAGCATGTTTGCAGCATGAATAAGAGTCGTGAATTGGGTTTTCTTGGATTTGCTGATACACCCAAGAGCATTCGGATGTGGGTGGGGAGATTGAGAGACATGAAAATTATTCCTTAA
- the LOC110626439 gene encoding 3-oxo-Delta(4,5)-steroid 5-beta-reductase, which yields MEDGIADSSVPVALIVGVTGMAGLSLAEALKKPTVLSSSATKFPWKVYGVARQPLPSWFPSSLLDQFISVDVLDQTQTFQKLTSISSQVTHVFWVALQIRETEEANVTVNSIMLANVLDVLISASPSRLRHITLQTGTKHYLGPIFDPQLANQLVHHEPPFEEHMPRLPYPNFYYALEDLVASYSPSITYSVHRSSIIIGASSRSFYNCLLTLCVYATICRHKGLPFRYPGSKYTWEHFCDMTDARVLAEQHIWAAVTDRAKNQAFNCTNGDVFTWKRLWKVLCEVFDVEFVDYDENERFDWVEVMKDKGKVWDEIVKKYELFKTKMEDITCFDATNKVMHFKLQHVCSMNKSRELGFLGFADTLKSIRMWVGRLRDMKIIP from the coding sequence ATGGAGGATGGAATTGCAGATTCATCAGTACCAGTTGCTTTGATCGTGGGTGTGACGGGCATGGCAGGCTTGAGCTTGGCAGAAGCTCTGAAGAAGCCAACAGTACTCTCATCATCTGCTACAAAGTTCCCATGGAAAGTGTATGGAGTAGCTAGGCAACCCTTGCCAAGCTGGTTTCCTTCTTCTTTGCTTGACCAGTTCATATCAGTGGATGTCCTAGACCAAACCCAAACATTCCAGAAACTCACTTCTATATCCTCTCAAGTCACTCATGTCTTCTGGGTTGCCCTCCAAATTCGTGAAACTGAAGAAGCTAATGTTACTGTGAATTCTATCATGCTAGCCAACGTACTTGATGTGCTCATATCTGCCTCTCCTTCTAGGCTCAGGCATATAACCTTGCAAACAGGGACAAAGCACTACCTGGGTCCGATATTTGATCCTCAACTCGCAAACCAGCTTGTACACCACGAGCCACCATTTGAGGAGCACATGCCCAGGCTACCTTACCCCAATTTCTACTATGCTTTAGAAGATCTAGTGGCATCTTACTCGCCTTCCATTACATATTCTGTGCATCGATCCTCTATAATAATCGGTGCATCTTCAAGAAGTTTTTATAACTGTCTGCTCACTTTATGTGTGTACGCAACCATTTGCAGGCACAAAGGGCTACCCTTTAGGTATCCTGGAAGCAAATACACATGGGAGCATTTCTGTGATATGACAGATGCAAGAGTTCTAGCAGAGCAACATATATGGGCAGCGGTGACGGATAGGGCTAAGAACCAAGCTTTTAATTGCACTAATGGTGATGTTTTCACTTGGAAAAGGTTATGGAAGGTCCTGTGTGAGGtgtttgatgttgaatttgtgGACTATGATGAGAATGAAAGGTTTGATTGGGTTGAGGTGATGAAGGATAAAGGAAAAGTGTGGGATGAGATTGTTAAAAAGTATGAGCTTTTTAAAACTAAGATGGAAGATATTACTTGCTTCGATGCCACAAACAAGGTGATGCATTTCAAGCTTCAACATGTTTGCAGCATGAATAAGAGTCGTGAGTTGGGTTTTCTTGGGTTTGCTGATACACTCAAGAGCATTCGGATGTGGGTGGGGAGATTGAGAGACATGAAAATTATTCCTTAA
- the LOC110627136 gene encoding 2-oxoglutarate-dependent dioxygenase AOP2 yields MGSETVSKIPQVNLSSESLKPGTSSWNSACKDIRQALEEYGCLEVVYSEPSVEFHNRILAALEELFQLPQEVKMKNVNPKPAHGYMGKISTFPIHEGLGIEYATSKDECQKFTTLMWPEGNDHFCETVHTYAKMVAGLQQLLVKMLCESYGIEKHSESHIKSTTYLLRLLRYRRSQAETNLGFKGHTDKSFVSILHQNQVKGLEIRTKDGEWIPYEPSSHSSFAVVAGDVCMAWSNDRIKSCYHRVIVEGEEVRYAVGLFSFLTGLIKAPEELVDDEHPLQYKPFEHQGLLDFYLSNNSSNKGDSNMVKAYAGV; encoded by the exons ATGGGTTCAGAAACAGTGTCCAAAATTCCTCAGGTGAACTTATCCAGTGAAAGCCTGAAGCCTGGAACAAGCTCCTGGAATTCAGCTTGCAAAGATATCAGGCAAGCACTTGAGGAATATGGGTGTCTGGAAGTTGTGTACAGTGAGCCTTCTGTTGAATTCCACAATAgaattcttgctgctcttgagGAGTTGTTTCAGCTTCCTCAAGAGGTCAAAATGAAAAATGTTAACCCCAAGCCTGCTCATGGCTACATGGGCAAGATCTCTACCTTCCCTATTCATGAAGGCTTGGGGATTGAATATGCAACCAGCAAAGATGAGTGCCAGAAGTTCACTACCCTCATGTGGCCTGAAGGAAATGATCATTTCTG TGAAACAGTTCACACCTATGCAAAGATGGTGGCTGGACTGCAGCAGCTGCTGGTGAAAATGCTATGTGAAAGCTATGGCATAGAGAAACACAGTGAATCTCACATCAAATCAACCACTTACCTTCTGCGGCTGTTGAGGTATAGAAGATCGCAAGCAGAGACAAATCTTGGTTTCAAGGGTCACACAGACAAGAGCTTTGTGTCTATTCTTCATCAGAATCAGGTTAAGGGTTTGGAGATAAGAACAAAAGATGGAGAGTGGATTCCTTATGAGCCATCCTCCCATTCCTCTTTTGCAGTCGTGGCTGGCGATGTCTGCATG GCATGGAGCAATGACAGAATAAAATCTTGTTACCATAGAGTGATTGTGGAAGGTGAAGAAGTAAGATATGCAGTAGGGCTATTTTCATTTCTTACAGGATTGATAAAGGCACCAGAGGAGCTAGTGGATGACGAACACCCATTACAATACAAACCATTTGAACACCAAGGACTTCTTGATTTCTATCTCTCAAACAATTCCTCAAACAAAGGCGATTCCAACATGGTCAAAGCCTATGCTGGAGTTTAg